The following coding sequences are from one Clostridioides difficile ATCC 9689 = DSM 1296 window:
- a CDS encoding ABC transporter ATP-binding protein, with protein sequence MNNLIIETKNLTKQYGAQKSVSNLNIHVQKGRIYGLLGRNGAGKTTTMKMLLGLTKPTTGEIKIFGQDIHNNEKKLLPRIGCLIESPGFYPNLTGTENLKIFARLRGIPKKNAVESALDVVGLPNNDKKLFSQYSLGMKQRLAIALAIMHDPQLLILDEPINGLDPIGIAEVRTFIRDLCTERGKTILISSHILSEIALLADDIGIIDHGILLEEESLAQLEEKNSKYIHFAVSDAAQAARLLETQLNLKNFKVADNYNIMLYDTDVSVAEINRAFILNNIEVSESHLCEDTLEDYFKKVTGGEGIA encoded by the coding sequence ATGAATAATTTAATTATTGAAACAAAAAATCTCACTAAGCAATATGGTGCTCAAAAGAGCGTTTCTAATTTGAATATTCACGTTCAGAAAGGTCGCATTTACGGATTGCTAGGAAGAAACGGTGCGGGTAAGACGACAACTATGAAAATGTTATTGGGTCTAACAAAACCAACTACTGGAGAAATTAAAATATTTGGTCAGGACATTCACAATAACGAGAAGAAGCTTCTTCCTCGAATTGGATGTTTGATTGAATCACCAGGGTTTTATCCTAATCTGACAGGAACAGAAAATCTCAAAATCTTTGCAAGGCTTAGAGGAATACCAAAAAAAAATGCAGTAGAATCAGCACTGGATGTAGTCGGTTTGCCAAACAATGACAAAAAGTTATTTTCTCAATACTCTCTTGGTATGAAACAGAGGTTGGCGATTGCTCTTGCCATTATGCATGACCCACAACTGTTGATTTTGGACGAGCCTATCAATGGACTTGATCCTATTGGTATTGCAGAAGTAAGAACATTTATTCGTGATCTCTGCACAGAACGAGGTAAAACTATTTTGATTTCCAGTCACATTCTTTCTGAAATTGCCTTGTTGGCAGATGACATTGGCATTATTGACCATGGTATTTTGTTGGAGGAAGAAAGTCTTGCCCAATTAGAAGAAAAAAACAGTAAATACATACATTTTGCTGTATCTGATGCAGCACAGGCAGCAAGGCTTCTGGAAACCCAACTTAACCTGAAAAATTTCAAAGTAGCAGATAATTACAATATTATGCTATATGATACAGATGTTTCTGTTGCAGAAATAAATCGTGCTTTCATTCTAAACAACATTGAGGTATCAGAATCTCATTTATGCGAAGATACTCTTGAAGATTACTTCAAGAAAGTAACAGGGGGTGAAGGAATTGCTTGA
- a CDS encoding ABC transporter permease yields the protein MKELLDIISCEFSKLKRLKFILISILGACLFPIPATILIAKDNLPFEQLFKLVVNFGYFLLLPIVLSIVASQLFFIERDNDVLKNLATVPVPKGKLALAKLAVLLFISLFYSVAGLGATIIGGFIVGIVEGVAVKLGMSIAFGIMFFVTVLPVVVLIVYFNRSYIFSIILSFVYAIFNFSISLNIINFEPNNPILSVLPAPVIMRWWMAFWGDPTGEYTALRQPYLLSTPACVGILCLITIIAVLLICMIYKKQEN from the coding sequence GTGAAGGAATTGCTTGATATAATTTCATGTGAATTTTCAAAACTCAAGCGGTTAAAATTTATACTGATTTCTATTTTAGGTGCTTGCTTATTTCCAATTCCCGCAACAATTTTGATTGCAAAGGATAACTTGCCCTTTGAGCAATTGTTCAAATTAGTTGTCAATTTTGGATATTTTTTGCTATTACCAATTGTATTAAGTATTGTTGCTAGCCAACTATTTTTTATAGAAAGAGATAATGATGTATTAAAAAATCTTGCAACAGTGCCAGTGCCAAAAGGAAAACTGGCTCTGGCAAAATTGGCTGTGTTGCTGTTTATATCATTGTTCTACTCTGTTGCAGGGTTAGGAGCTACTATCATTGGAGGTTTCATTGTTGGAATAGTAGAGGGGGTTGCTGTAAAATTAGGAATGAGCATTGCTTTTGGAATTATGTTTTTTGTTACTGTACTTCCTGTTGTGGTACTCATTGTATATTTCAATCGCAGCTATATTTTTTCTATTATACTTTCTTTTGTATATGCTATTTTCAATTTTAGTATATCCTTAAATATTATCAATTTTGAACCAAATAACCCAATATTAAGTGTATTACCTGCTCCTGTTATAATGCGTTGGTGGATGGCATTTTGGGGAGATCCCACTGGCGAATACACGGCACTTAGACAGCCATATTTGCTCTCAACTCCTGCTTGTGTAGGTATTTTATGTTTGATAACCATTATAGCAGTCCTGCTGATTTGTATGATATACAAAAAGCAGGAGAATTAG